A single region of the Musa acuminata AAA Group cultivar baxijiao chromosome BXJ1-11, Cavendish_Baxijiao_AAA, whole genome shotgun sequence genome encodes:
- the LOC135596567 gene encoding uncharacterized protein LOC135596567, with translation MGNGISPCFNPASKGGLVKLIFWGGATEFLAEKQLAGQLMFRFPDRIVCHADSFYIGHPVPVLSIDDELLPGQAYFVLPIDKFSCHDPLTAVSLASLSSGRTKPSLAGNGESPFEYVKGEDGRLLIKVLPEFITKVITSVEDGQKCGSDGGTLCTTPELRKHYSQLVGPRDHPWSPKLETISETKKRISAGRLSPVRLLGFERRSC, from the coding sequence ATGGGCAATGGGATCTCGCCTTGCTTCAACCCCGCCTCCAAGGGCGGCCTCGTCAAGCTCATCTTCTGGGGCGGCGCCACCGAGTTCTTGGCCGAGAAGCAGCTCGCCGGGCAGCTCATGTTCCGGTTCCCGGACCGCATCGTCTGCCACGCTGACTCGTTCTACATCGGCCACCCCGTCCCCGTCCTCTCCATTGACGACGAGCTCCTCCCTGGCCAGGCCTACTTCGTCCTTCCCATCGACAAGTTCTCGTGCCACGATCCCCTCACCGCTGTGTCGCTCGCCTCGCTGTCCTCCGGCCGCACCAAGCCGTCGCTGGCCGGCAACGGGGAATCCCCCTTTGAGTACGTGAAGGGCGAAGACGGCCGGCTGCTGATCAAGGTGCTCCCGGAGTTCATAACCAAGGTCATCACCTCTGTCGAAGACGGACAAAAGTGTGGCAGCGACGGGGGGACTCTGTGCACTACGCCGGAGTTGAGGAAGCACTACTCGCAGCTCGTCGGGCCGAGAGATCACCCATGGTCGCCGAAGCTGGAGACGATATCGGAGACCAAGAAAAGGATATCCGCAGGCAGGTTATCGCCTGTTCGGCTATTAGGGTTTGAGAGGAGATCATGTTAA